In the Aneurinibacillus soli genome, one interval contains:
- the rpsT gene encoding 30S ribosomal protein S20, which yields MPNIKSAIKRTKTIEKRRAHRAAQKSALRTAVKGVEVAVSAGNLEGAKVALQAASKQLDKAVTKGLIHKNAASRKKSRLAKKVNGLSA from the coding sequence ATGCCTAATATTAAATCTGCGATCAAACGTACAAAAACGATCGAAAAGCGTCGCGCTCACCGCGCAGCTCAAAAGTCTGCTCTTCGCACTGCAGTTAAAGGTGTAGAAGTTGCTGTTTCTGCAGGCAACCTCGAAGGCGCTAAAGTTGCTCTTCAAGCTGCCAGCAAACAACTGGACAAAGCAGTAACCAAAGGTCTGATCCATAAAAACGCGGCTTCCCGCAAGAAGTCTCGTCTGGCTAAGAAGGTTAACGGCCTGTCTGCTTAA
- a CDS encoding RNA polymerase sigma factor, producing the protein MVDEQLIRSAQNGDRDSLVRLLEEIEHSVYRTAFYIVGNEQDAMDASQEALIRIYTKIDTYQEKAKFSTWVQRIVTNVCIDKFRKKKETISIDQHELMLYDKQNVEQEVERAGMAVEVREAIKRLPDHQRTVVTLRYMQDLSYGEIAEVMNMPLNTVKSYLYRARQQLQELLHEYQKGGV; encoded by the coding sequence GTGGTTGATGAACAATTGATACGCTCCGCCCAGAACGGGGATCGGGATTCTCTCGTGCGGTTACTAGAAGAGATTGAGCATTCCGTATACCGGACCGCATTTTATATAGTTGGTAATGAGCAGGATGCGATGGATGCATCGCAGGAAGCGCTTATTCGGATTTATACTAAAATTGATACATACCAGGAGAAGGCGAAGTTTTCGACCTGGGTTCAGCGCATCGTGACGAACGTGTGCATTGATAAATTCCGTAAGAAAAAAGAGACGATTTCGATCGATCAGCACGAGCTTATGCTGTATGACAAGCAGAACGTGGAGCAGGAGGTCGAACGTGCTGGGATGGCAGTCGAGGTACGGGAAGCAATCAAGCGCCTGCCGGATCATCAGCGTACAGTCGTGACGCTGCGCTATATGCAGGATCTATCATACGGCGAAATTGCAGAAGTGATGAATATGCCGCTTAACACAGTGAAATCGTACCTCTATCGTGCGCGACAGCAGCTTCAGGAATTGCTACATGAATATCAGAAAGGTGGTGTATAG
- a CDS encoding DNA internalization-related competence protein ComEC/Rec2 — protein MIGRRMLFVYSLYGLGGLICAAVYTNSVKSALLVLAVGFAVSAGLFVRHAELRRCAIIGVCLFMAAFSYYRLIDSRNVSMLSVGAVTCEGEIVSKVVYDGDRVRFALRVHKVNAQPVTAEETVQVTVRLKNIEEWKRARDVFRYGTQLAGPLELSVPPEPTNPGAFDYVRFLYFQHVHRVGSIEGLNAISYQAPTSSVRGSLVAAQEWLAERLKEMYGPDTEGLLSGFLLGSVTEIDSETYAKFSGLGLTHVIAISGQHIGMFVAALVFLCRLAGLSREHSFRLTMVMLPLYVFLTGASPSAMRALIMGELVLLALLVRRRADGWNVLGVAFLGMTAVDPYVIHQVSFQLSFLVTFGLLLLVPPLQVRLQWMKPAFLRGLVAVTVAATLTSFPLTVYYFHVFSFLSPLINFLFVPFISVCIAPLAALSLVFGAIHPGFGFLAANIVDSVLTPVLHFLYTIESQRLMRIVWKSPSIIWLTLYGLLVAFIALLLYGKIALNRKSWLLCIVLALICASLPYVDRRAEVRITFLDVGQGDAIVIQTQDRVVLIDTGGIPAVPFDGQTWRIRRKPFWPAQDVILPYLYAQGIGKIDQLVMTHGDSDHIGGVPYVLTHVPVRQVISNGDLPRSHLEQEVAALMQAKHISHAAVSGGQVWEEREGVRWRVLNPTGITGSGNNDRSVVLLLEVYGRRILFTGDLEREGELRLLADGMEKVDILKVGHHGSKGSTSEEWLTQIKPDLAIISAGRNNRYGHPHRDTMERLNQADSRIVRTDECGAVTVIVNNKQLGYTTVKNGMTCR, from the coding sequence ATGATCGGGCGGCGGATGTTGTTTGTATATAGTTTGTACGGATTAGGTGGACTTATTTGCGCCGCAGTATATACAAACAGTGTTAAGTCCGCTCTTTTGGTGCTGGCTGTTGGTTTTGCAGTTTCAGCTGGTCTGTTCGTGCGACATGCAGAGCTTAGACGTTGTGCAATCATTGGGGTATGTTTGTTTATGGCTGCATTCAGTTACTATCGTTTGATTGATAGCCGCAATGTAAGCATGCTTTCGGTCGGAGCAGTCACGTGTGAAGGTGAGATTGTGAGTAAGGTTGTGTATGATGGAGATCGGGTTCGGTTCGCGCTGCGTGTGCATAAGGTGAACGCACAGCCGGTCACGGCAGAGGAGACTGTGCAGGTAACGGTACGTTTGAAGAATATCGAAGAATGGAAGCGGGCCCGGGATGTGTTCCGATATGGTACGCAGCTTGCTGGCCCACTCGAGCTTTCTGTGCCGCCTGAACCAACTAATCCAGGTGCATTTGATTATGTGCGTTTTTTGTATTTCCAGCATGTTCACCGAGTGGGGAGTATAGAAGGGTTGAACGCGATTTCGTATCAAGCCCCTACATCTAGTGTACGGGGGAGTCTGGTAGCGGCGCAGGAATGGCTGGCGGAACGGTTGAAGGAGATGTATGGGCCGGATACAGAGGGGCTATTGTCCGGATTTTTACTCGGTTCTGTTACGGAGATTGATTCGGAGACATATGCGAAATTCTCTGGTCTTGGTCTAACCCATGTGATTGCCATCTCAGGTCAGCACATTGGGATGTTTGTAGCAGCTCTTGTCTTTCTGTGCCGGCTTGCTGGCCTATCGCGAGAGCATAGCTTTCGACTTACTATGGTAATGCTGCCGCTGTATGTGTTTTTGACCGGAGCTAGTCCGTCCGCTATGCGTGCTCTCATTATGGGAGAGCTTGTTTTGCTTGCCCTTCTCGTGCGGCGACGAGCGGATGGGTGGAATGTGCTCGGTGTAGCCTTTCTTGGCATGACGGCGGTTGATCCGTATGTGATTCATCAGGTTAGTTTTCAACTTTCTTTTCTTGTTACATTTGGGTTGCTCTTGCTCGTTCCTCCGCTACAGGTGCGATTGCAGTGGATGAAGCCTGCTTTCCTGCGCGGTCTTGTGGCAGTAACCGTAGCGGCTACTCTTACCTCGTTTCCCTTAACGGTGTATTATTTTCATGTCTTTTCTTTTCTTTCTCCTCTCATTAATTTTTTATTCGTTCCGTTTATAAGTGTATGTATTGCGCCTCTTGCTGCCCTTTCGCTTGTTTTTGGAGCCATTCATCCTGGTTTTGGTTTTTTAGCCGCAAACATAGTAGACAGTGTGTTAACTCCTGTTTTACACTTTTTGTATACGATCGAGTCCCAAAGATTAATGCGCATCGTGTGGAAGTCTCCTTCTATCATATGGTTGACTCTTTATGGGCTATTGGTTGCTTTCATTGCTTTGCTTTTGTATGGTAAAATTGCCCTTAATCGGAAAAGTTGGTTACTTTGTATCGTACTCGCTCTCATTTGTGCATCTCTTCCTTATGTAGATCGCCGTGCTGAAGTGCGGATTACGTTTCTTGATGTCGGACAGGGAGATGCGATTGTGATACAGACGCAAGACCGAGTCGTATTAATTGATACGGGTGGCATTCCAGCAGTGCCGTTTGATGGACAGACATGGCGTATACGGCGCAAGCCGTTCTGGCCAGCACAAGATGTCATTCTTCCTTACTTATACGCACAGGGAATTGGAAAGATTGATCAGCTGGTTATGACACACGGCGATAGTGACCACATTGGTGGTGTTCCTTATGTTCTTACACATGTGCCTGTCCGACAGGTGATTAGCAACGGGGATCTGCCGCGGTCTCACCTTGAGCAGGAAGTGGCTGCTCTTATGCAAGCGAAGCATATTTCTCATGCGGCTGTGTCAGGCGGTCAAGTATGGGAGGAGCGGGAGGGAGTACGGTGGCGTGTACTGAATCCTACAGGGATAACCGGATCTGGAAATAATGATCGGTCTGTTGTGTTGCTGCTTGAAGTGTATGGTCGCCGTATTTTGTTTACGGGTGATCTGGAGCGAGAAGGGGAGTTGCGTCTGCTTGCAGATGGAATGGAAAAAGTTGATATTTTGAAAGTTGGCCATCATGGGAGCAAAGGCTCAACTTCAGAAGAATGGTTGACCCAGATAAAACCCGATCTGGCGATTATTTCAGCCGGACGAAACAATCGATACGGGCATCCGCATCGTGATACAATGGAAAGACTGAATCAAGCCGACAGCCGTATTGTACGAACAGATGAATGCGGAGCTGTTACGGTCATCGTAAACAATAAGCAACTCGGCTATACAACCGTAAAAAACGGGATGACATGCCGGTAA
- the holA gene encoding DNA polymerase III subunit delta: MDIRQAAREIKAGRTAPIYVLYGTEHYLMDELIRMMEAAVLDEASRDFNYSVHDMREVPIQTALQDAETFPFMGEKRLVRVRQALFLTGAKQTGSVEHDLEQVLTYATNPPDYSVLVFEVNQPKLDERKKIVKALKENGVVIECAELGERALVEWVLRQAQRYEVSMEPDAAELLLAMSGTRLRQLDKEIEKMAVYVGTGCEITVETVERLATRELEHDIFRLIDYIARLRIEEALRMYYDLQRLNVGSSETRGEGEPLKILTLLARQFRILLQIKTLAPRGYSQQQIASTLGIHPYVAKLAGEQAHSFSEKALKNIVHRLAEEDTRIKTGQIEKGLALELLIVGLKDIIQAS; encoded by the coding sequence ATGGATATCCGGCAGGCAGCCCGGGAGATTAAAGCAGGTCGTACAGCTCCTATATACGTGTTGTATGGTACAGAGCATTACCTAATGGATGAACTCATTCGAATGATGGAAGCGGCGGTACTGGATGAAGCGAGCCGCGATTTTAATTATAGTGTACATGATATGCGGGAGGTACCGATACAGACCGCATTGCAGGATGCAGAGACATTTCCGTTTATGGGGGAGAAGCGGCTTGTACGGGTCAGGCAGGCGCTGTTTTTAACAGGTGCGAAGCAGACAGGATCGGTGGAACATGACTTAGAGCAGGTCCTTACTTATGCCACCAATCCGCCAGACTATTCTGTGCTCGTATTTGAAGTGAATCAGCCAAAGCTGGATGAGCGAAAAAAAATTGTCAAAGCGCTGAAAGAAAACGGAGTTGTCATTGAATGCGCCGAGCTCGGCGAACGGGCGCTTGTGGAATGGGTGCTTAGGCAGGCACAGCGCTACGAGGTGAGCATGGAGCCGGATGCGGCAGAGCTGCTGCTGGCCATGAGCGGCACCCGGCTCCGTCAGTTGGATAAGGAAATTGAGAAGATGGCGGTGTATGTGGGTACGGGTTGCGAGATCACGGTAGAGACGGTAGAGCGATTGGCGACCCGCGAACTTGAGCACGATATATTCCGTCTGATTGACTATATTGCCCGGCTGCGGATTGAAGAGGCGTTGCGGATGTATTATGACTTGCAACGGCTGAATGTTGGAAGTAGCGAGACGCGAGGGGAAGGAGAGCCGTTGAAAATCTTGACGCTTCTCGCCCGTCAGTTTCGGATTTTGCTACAGATCAAGACGCTTGCACCCAGAGGCTATTCCCAGCAGCAGATTGCGTCTACACTCGGGATTCATCCGTATGTGGCCAAACTGGCAGGTGAGCAGGCACATTCGTTCAGCGAAAAAGCGCTGAAAAATATTGTGCATCGCCTGGCGGAAGAGGACACTCGGATTAAAACTGGACAGATTGAAAAAGGACTGGCTCTTGAGCTTCTTATTGTGGGGTTGAAAGACATTATACAGGCATCCTAA
- a CDS encoding anti-sigma factor → MSCDMIYELMQRDLDDDLSHVEKQRMLAHLSSCGSCSELYERLHSLSAHLATLPAVTPPMSIVQSIMPRLDEIERMKTEHSEQAASSEVEEAKSGLRSERNLFWFRSFAGAAAAAAVLTITIWNMDDSPLQHTAFSPTPPQVEGRVAMQGADKPASTKPPAANAAASGEKSVTPSSGQPATVPSEKLPATATTQPVSKAEPNGVSEGKKSESTDKVPPSSVAETTPKVSNQMPDTQANSKQEKAVVAEKTEAPATDSQADNVQAQKPEKETTSEPAVSSPEPAAGKRGMMLGFVAPEDMKDKAENNAKVAEPDQAATSHAIADEFFVSKSGNRLVVKDGSGQIRFATHDWGDMYGVSYRWIDSKRISYTLDYQGAGTEIGPRPQTQEWLIDLHKNIERPLFK, encoded by the coding sequence GTGAGTTGCGATATGATATATGAACTGATGCAGCGGGATCTAGATGATGATCTTAGCCATGTTGAGAAGCAGCGCATGCTTGCGCATTTGTCGTCATGCGGATCATGTTCGGAGCTATATGAGCGTCTTCACTCGCTCTCTGCCCACCTTGCTACGCTTCCGGCTGTAACGCCTCCAATGAGCATCGTGCAGTCCATTATGCCGCGTCTTGATGAAATTGAACGTATGAAAACAGAACATTCGGAGCAAGCAGCGTCTTCTGAAGTGGAAGAAGCAAAGTCGGGACTGCGTTCGGAACGGAATCTGTTCTGGTTCCGTTCCTTTGCCGGAGCAGCCGCAGCGGCGGCTGTACTGACCATTACGATCTGGAATATGGATGATTCTCCGCTTCAGCATACTGCATTTTCTCCGACTCCGCCGCAGGTTGAGGGCCGAGTTGCCATGCAGGGGGCTGACAAGCCAGCGTCCACCAAACCACCTGCTGCAAATGCAGCAGCTTCGGGTGAGAAGTCGGTAACTCCATCCTCAGGCCAGCCTGCCACTGTTCCAAGTGAGAAGTTACCTGCTACTGCTACGACACAGCCAGTAAGTAAGGCTGAACCGAATGGTGTTTCAGAAGGCAAAAAAAGTGAATCGACTGATAAGGTGCCCCCTTCTTCTGTGGCAGAGACGACACCAAAAGTATCAAACCAAATGCCAGACACTCAGGCGAATAGCAAGCAAGAAAAAGCGGTTGTTGCTGAGAAAACAGAAGCACCTGCAACGGATTCGCAAGCGGACAACGTGCAGGCTCAGAAGCCGGAGAAGGAGACGACATCCGAACCGGCAGTGTCCAGCCCTGAGCCCGCTGCTGGTAAGCGCGGTATGATGCTTGGATTTGTGGCACCGGAAGACATGAAAGATAAGGCAGAGAATAACGCTAAAGTAGCCGAGCCGGATCAAGCGGCTACGAGCCATGCGATAGCTGATGAATTCTTCGTTAGTAAAAGCGGAAATCGTCTGGTAGTGAAGGATGGAAGCGGACAGATCAGGTTTGCTACACATGACTGGGGCGATATGTACGGTGTGTCCTACCGCTGGATCGATAGCAAACGGATTTCGTATACGCTTGATTATCAGGGAGCAGGCACGGAGATCGGTCCGCGCCCACAAACGCAAGAATGGCTGATTGACTTGCATAAAAATATCGAACGTCCACTTTTCAAATAA
- the gpr gene encoding GPR endopeptidase codes for MENKLDLSVYNIRTDLALEARELASERTPEVVMNGVQFHTEEENGITVSTMTIDTDEGAQLIGKAKGRYVTLEVPGLRSHDSELQDRVTTRFAREFAGFLKGIGITEKQSALIVGLGNWNVTPDAVGPIVVENVLVTRHLFQLMPEQVEDGYRPVSAISPGVLGITGIETSEIVHGVIEKAKPDFVIAIDALASRALERVNTTIQISDTGISPGSGVGNKRKPLTKEALGIPVIAVGVPTVVDAVTIVHDTINYLLGHLGRQVKEAKKPRPSSRLTPGGFSLPGKVKRYTEDDMPTPEEKQAILGMIGGLEEQETRQLIHEVLVPLGHNLIVTPKEVDDYVEDIANVVASGLNSALHRAVGMDNTSAYTH; via the coding sequence ATGGAGAACAAACTGGATTTAAGCGTATATAACATTCGGACAGACCTTGCACTTGAAGCGCGGGAGCTTGCATCAGAACGTACGCCAGAGGTGGTCATGAATGGTGTGCAGTTCCATACGGAAGAAGAGAATGGGATTACGGTTTCGACGATGACGATTGATACGGATGAAGGCGCACAGCTTATCGGTAAGGCGAAGGGACGTTATGTAACGCTTGAAGTACCGGGACTACGCTCACATGATTCGGAACTACAGGATCGGGTAACGACAAGGTTTGCACGTGAGTTTGCGGGTTTCTTGAAAGGAATCGGCATTACTGAAAAGCAGAGTGCGCTCATTGTCGGGCTGGGAAATTGGAACGTAACACCCGATGCAGTCGGGCCAATCGTGGTGGAGAACGTGCTTGTGACCCGTCACTTGTTTCAGCTTATGCCGGAGCAAGTCGAAGACGGCTATCGTCCGGTTAGTGCCATCTCGCCTGGTGTGCTTGGCATTACCGGAATTGAAACGAGCGAGATTGTACACGGTGTGATCGAGAAAGCGAAGCCTGATTTCGTTATCGCGATTGACGCACTGGCGTCCCGTGCACTTGAGCGAGTGAATACAACGATTCAAATCTCGGATACCGGCATTAGCCCTGGCTCCGGAGTTGGCAACAAGCGTAAGCCACTTACGAAAGAAGCGCTCGGCATTCCGGTCATTGCGGTCGGCGTCCCGACGGTTGTCGATGCGGTGACGATTGTACACGATACGATTAACTATTTGCTTGGGCACCTGGGACGGCAGGTGAAAGAAGCGAAAAAACCGCGTCCATCAAGCAGGCTCACACCAGGAGGGTTCTCACTTCCAGGCAAGGTGAAGCGGTATACAGAAGACGATATGCCGACACCCGAAGAGAAACAGGCCATCCTGGGCATGATCGGCGGCCTCGAAGAGCAGGAGACCCGTCAACTCATCCATGAAGTACTTGTGCCGCTCGGACACAACCTCATTGTCACCCCGAAAGAAGTAGATGATTACGTAGAAGACATCGCCAATGTAGTCGCAAGCGGATTGAATTCTGCCCTGCACCGTGCGGTTGGTATGGATAATACGTCAGCGTATACACATTAA
- a CDS encoding deoxycytidylate deaminase, whose translation MSERKTWDEYFMDLAYMASTRATCPRRHVGAVLTKQRKVLGTAYNGSPSGVPSCLEEGCLLHSYYETDEAGVIKEKQKCIRTIHAEQNLLLFTDQADRQGATIYVTDQPCWTCANMIANSGIAEVVFHRPYAKDHVKVAELFQRKEILFRQLDIYKAPIGIKMEFVD comes from the coding sequence ATGAGTGAACGCAAAACATGGGATGAGTATTTTATGGACCTGGCTTATATGGCATCTACACGTGCGACGTGCCCACGTCGGCATGTAGGGGCTGTACTCACAAAACAGCGCAAAGTGCTAGGTACTGCCTATAACGGAAGTCCGAGTGGTGTACCATCCTGTCTGGAGGAAGGATGCTTGCTACATAGTTATTACGAGACAGACGAAGCGGGCGTGATTAAGGAGAAGCAGAAGTGCATTCGAACGATTCACGCGGAGCAAAACCTGTTGTTGTTTACCGATCAAGCGGATCGACAGGGGGCGACGATTTACGTGACGGATCAGCCGTGCTGGACGTGCGCGAATATGATTGCGAACAGTGGCATTGCGGAAGTTGTCTTCCATCGTCCGTATGCAAAAGATCATGTGAAAGTAGCGGAACTGTTTCAAAGAAAAGAGATTTTGTTCCGGCAGTTGGATATATACAAGGCTCCAATCGGTATTAAGATGGAATTTGTAGATTAG
- a CDS encoding MazG-like family protein: MIEIVLPRLNQLVPSLESTFQKLVEEQGELSEAILRWMEEQGTPGAREALHHVAGELLDVAQTCISMTFVLEDIAPDVRLDAMMDEHLAKLLRKGYVRQMQEMDDVYSTVTADGYRALRLPRLVIPGVTLDSTVLNISVAIGRFAQWIGKFRGASGEECVRAEEQVLRGCGLNLLHIAQCCFTMLYILEETFVMDINSLLHAHVEKLKLRGYVK; this comes from the coding sequence ATGATTGAGATTGTACTTCCCCGGCTGAACCAGCTTGTTCCATCGTTGGAATCGACATTTCAAAAGCTGGTAGAAGAACAGGGAGAGTTGAGTGAAGCGATTCTTCGCTGGATGGAGGAGCAGGGGACACCGGGAGCACGAGAGGCGCTGCATCATGTGGCAGGGGAGCTGCTTGATGTGGCACAGACGTGTATTTCTATGACATTCGTGCTCGAAGACATTGCGCCGGATGTGCGCCTTGATGCGATGATGGATGAGCATCTTGCCAAACTGCTGCGCAAAGGCTATGTTCGACAGATGCAGGAAATGGATGATGTATACAGTACTGTGACAGCAGATGGCTATCGGGCACTGCGGTTGCCACGTCTGGTCATTCCAGGTGTTACGCTGGATAGTACAGTGCTTAACATCTCGGTAGCGATTGGGCGGTTCGCACAGTGGATTGGCAAGTTTCGTGGCGCAAGCGGGGAAGAATGTGTTCGGGCGGAAGAACAGGTGCTACGCGGTTGCGGCTTGAATCTACTGCATATCGCGCAATGCTGCTTTACGATGTTATACATATTAGAAGAAACATTTGTGATGGATATTAACAGTCTGCTGCACGCGCATGTAGAGAAGCTTAAGCTGCGCGGATACGTGAAGTAG